A window of the Gemmatimonadota bacterium genome harbors these coding sequences:
- the lepA gene encoding elongation factor 4 — protein sequence MTPPNLIRNFCIVAHIDHGKSTLADRLIEATGMLQKREMKAQVLDTLDLERERGITIKLNAVRMSYDAKDGTTYELNLIDTPGHVDFTYEVSRSLAACEGAILVVDASQGIQAQTLSNLFLAMDAGLEIIPILNKIDLPGAEPEKRRQEIVDLIGCKPEDILLVSAKEGIGIPELLEEVVKKTPAPRGDGKKPLRALIYDSFYDRYRGAIPSVRVVDGVIKKGTKITFGASDSVYEVEEVGYNQLRRVVTDQLTAGEVGYVVANVRSVKETRAGDTIFDAENRAPEALPGYQAVRSFVFAGVYPTDTQQYEDLRDALEKLQLNDASLQYQPESSTALGFGFRCGFLGLLHMEIVQERLEREFDLDLVTTVPSVEYHVFKTDGEQVLVENPALMPPSTVIDWVEEPYVKARIMVPSEYIGAIMSLGTERRGEYKGMSYIDTSRVEIDWEFPLAEIILDFFDKMKSLTRGYAALDYEMLGYRRSELVRLDMLINGDPIDAFSVITHTDKSYDWGRKIADKLKELIPRQLFEVAIQAAIGQKVIARTTVKALRKDVLAKCYGGDISRKRKLLERQKEGKKRMKQVGAVEIPQEAFLAVLQVD from the coding sequence GTGACCCCTCCGAACCTGATCCGCAATTTCTGCATCGTCGCCCACATCGACCACGGGAAGTCGACGTTGGCCGACCGCCTCATCGAGGCGACGGGGATGCTCCAGAAGCGCGAGATGAAGGCCCAGGTGCTCGACACCCTGGACCTGGAGCGCGAGCGCGGCATCACGATCAAGCTCAACGCCGTCCGCATGTCGTACGATGCCAAGGACGGCACCACGTACGAGCTGAACCTGATCGACACGCCCGGGCACGTGGACTTCACCTACGAGGTCTCGCGCTCGCTGGCCGCCTGCGAGGGCGCGATCCTCGTCGTGGACGCCTCGCAGGGCATCCAGGCGCAGACGCTGTCCAATCTGTTCCTCGCGATGGACGCGGGGCTCGAGATCATCCCGATCCTGAACAAGATCGACCTCCCCGGCGCCGAGCCGGAGAAGCGCCGCCAGGAGATCGTCGACCTCATCGGCTGCAAGCCCGAGGACATCCTCCTCGTCAGCGCCAAGGAAGGGATCGGCATCCCCGAGCTGCTCGAGGAGGTCGTCAAGAAGACGCCCGCCCCCCGCGGCGACGGGAAGAAGCCGCTCCGCGCCCTAATCTACGACTCGTTCTACGATCGCTACCGCGGGGCCATCCCCTCGGTCCGCGTCGTGGACGGCGTCATCAAGAAGGGCACCAAGATCACCTTCGGCGCCTCCGACTCGGTGTACGAGGTCGAGGAGGTCGGATACAACCAGCTCCGCCGCGTCGTGACCGACCAGCTCACCGCGGGCGAGGTCGGCTACGTCGTCGCCAACGTCCGCTCGGTGAAGGAGACGCGCGCCGGCGACACGATCTTCGACGCCGAGAACCGCGCGCCGGAAGCGCTCCCCGGCTATCAGGCGGTGCGCTCGTTCGTCTTCGCCGGGGTCTATCCCACCGACACGCAGCAGTACGAGGACCTCCGCGACGCGCTCGAGAAGCTCCAGCTCAACGACGCGTCGCTCCAGTACCAGCCCGAGTCCTCCACCGCCCTCGGCTTCGGCTTCCGCTGCGGCTTCCTCGGTCTCCTCCACATGGAGATCGTGCAGGAGCGGCTCGAGCGAGAGTTCGACCTCGATCTCGTCACGACCGTCCCGAGCGTGGAGTACCACGTCTTCAAGACCGACGGCGAGCAGGTGCTGGTGGAGAACCCGGCGCTGATGCCGCCGAGCACGGTGATCGACTGGGTCGAGGAACCGTACGTGAAGGCGCGGATCATGGTCCCGAGCGAGTACATCGGCGCGATCATGTCGCTCGGCACCGAGCGACGCGGCGAGTACAAGGGGATGAGCTACATCGACACCTCGCGCGTCGAGATCGACTGGGAGTTCCCGCTCGCCGAGATCATCCTCGACTTCTTCGACAAGATGAAGTCGCTCACCCGCGGCTACGCGGCGCTCGACTACGAGATGCTCGGCTACCGCCGCAGCGAGCTCGTGCGGCTCGACATGCTCATCAACGGCGACCCGATCGACGCCTTCTCGGTGATCACGCACACCGACAAGTCATACGACTGGGGGCGCAAGATCGCCGACAAGCTGAAGGAGCTCATCCCGCGGCAGCTCTTCGAGGTCGCGATCCAGGCGGCGATCGGACAGAAGGTCATCGCGCGCACGACGGTGAAGGCGCTGCGGAAGGACGTGCTCGCCAAGTGCTACGGCGGCGACATCAGCCGCAAGCGCAAGCTCCTGGAGCGCCAGAAGGAGGGCAAGAAGCGGATGAAGCAGGTGGGCGCGGTGGAGATCCCGCAGGAGGCGTTCCTGGCGGTGTTGCAGGTCGATTGA
- a CDS encoding DUF58 domain-containing protein: MTAPATQSVRADLMDPQTLAALGRLEVVSRWLVDGLLAGLHRSPKKGFSVEFAEHRSYQPGDDLRFMDWKVAARADKWLIKQYEEETNVRATVVVDVSKSMDWRSRPNLLTKLAYAERLAAALTLLLIRQRDSVGLIRFDEQLRSVIPPRSRSVQWKRILSALAEPGSGQGSDAAGALSQAGKLIKRRGIVILISDLLLDAQEVDDTVHALRAQGHDITVLHVMDPAERKFDVQAGEALFVDPERGDSLAVTPADVRELYQSTVAEAIDEWRARFAAAGAFYEPIMTDQPFGVPLRRAFAARQRLS, translated from the coding sequence ATGACCGCACCGGCAACGCAGTCCGTCCGGGCTGACCTGATGGATCCACAGACCCTCGCGGCCCTCGGGCGCCTCGAGGTCGTCTCGCGTTGGCTGGTGGACGGCCTCCTCGCCGGCCTCCACCGGTCGCCCAAGAAGGGATTCTCCGTCGAGTTCGCCGAGCACCGCTCCTACCAGCCCGGCGACGACCTCCGCTTCATGGACTGGAAGGTCGCCGCCCGCGCCGACAAGTGGCTCATCAAGCAGTACGAGGAGGAGACCAACGTCCGCGCGACGGTCGTCGTGGATGTCTCCAAGTCGATGGACTGGCGCAGCCGGCCGAACCTCCTCACCAAGCTCGCGTACGCCGAGCGCCTCGCCGCGGCCCTCACGCTGCTCCTCATCCGCCAGCGCGACTCCGTCGGGCTCATCCGCTTTGATGAGCAGCTCCGCTCGGTGATCCCGCCGCGTTCACGCTCGGTGCAGTGGAAGCGCATCCTCTCGGCCCTCGCCGAGCCGGGCTCGGGGCAGGGCTCCGATGCGGCGGGCGCGCTCTCGCAGGCGGGGAAGCTCATCAAGCGGCGCGGCATCGTCATCCTCATCTCCGACCTGCTGCTCGACGCGCAGGAGGTGGACGACACCGTCCACGCGCTCCGCGCGCAGGGGCACGACATCACGGTGCTGCACGTGATGGATCCCGCCGAACGGAAGTTCGACGTGCAGGCCGGCGAGGCGCTCTTCGTCGATCCGGAACGCGGCGACTCGCTCGCCGTCACGCCGGCCGATGTGCGGGAACTCTACCAGAGCACCGTCGCCGAGGCGATCGACGAGTGGCGCGCGCGGTTCGCCGCGGCCGGCGCGTTCTACGAGCCGATCATGACCGACCAGCCCTTTGGCGTGCCGCTCCGCCGCGCCTTCGCCGCCCGCCAGCGCCTCTCGTGA
- a CDS encoding BatA and WFA domain-containing protein, which yields MSFLAPWALLLAVAAGVPLLLHLLRRRSGDKLDFPAVRYLLRMEREHAREVRLKNMLLMVLRIAIVVALALAAARPVGWLPGVGHAPSAVAIVLDNSLSSAAAGAEGQMLARLVAAAGGIIDGSASGDRLWLITMDGAVVGGDKGTLRAALSGVRALDGAGDAGAALRRGTALVKESGIPSRHVVVLTDAQRTSWEGVVPPADAEVPVALIAPGGTVGLNRAVIAVATEPQHWDPRGTVRATVAGNDSASWRVVLDGRTLARGTAQPGATVLARVQPPSRGWVAGTVELAPDELRGDDTRHFAAHVGEPPAVNADPASGPFLRGAVDALVNGGRARRGDGVLLASAERARTPALLFAPADPVRVPDANRALERAGIPWRFGVRRDGPAPLRGSGVDGAVAKSWHVLEAAGDVSKADTIARVGGAPWAVAGEGYVLVASAAVADATDLPVKASFLPWLDGLLAQRLTAGTAGVTESAPGRPVRVPALADALEAPDGSAVTVVPGATREAPWTAGVHFWRRGAERVGALVVNADASESDLARLPADSLATRLGATVASADPSAAARAAFAAGGARALARTFLLLALVLLVAETLVARRGQAKSED from the coding sequence GTGAGTTTCCTCGCCCCGTGGGCGCTCCTGCTCGCCGTCGCGGCGGGCGTGCCGCTCCTGCTCCATCTCCTCCGCCGGCGGTCGGGCGACAAGCTCGACTTCCCGGCGGTGCGCTACCTGCTGCGCATGGAGCGCGAGCACGCGCGCGAGGTGCGGCTCAAGAACATGCTGCTGATGGTGCTGCGCATCGCGATCGTCGTCGCGCTCGCGCTCGCGGCGGCGCGTCCGGTGGGCTGGCTCCCGGGGGTGGGGCACGCGCCGAGCGCGGTGGCGATCGTCCTCGACAACTCGCTCTCCTCCGCGGCCGCGGGCGCCGAAGGGCAGATGCTCGCGCGCCTCGTCGCGGCCGCGGGCGGCATCATCGACGGCTCGGCCTCCGGCGACCGGCTCTGGCTCATCACGATGGACGGCGCCGTGGTCGGCGGGGACAAGGGCACGCTCCGCGCCGCGCTCAGCGGCGTGCGCGCCCTCGACGGCGCGGGGGATGCCGGGGCGGCGCTGCGACGCGGCACGGCACTCGTGAAGGAGAGCGGCATCCCGTCGCGGCACGTCGTCGTGCTCACCGATGCGCAGCGCACGAGTTGGGAAGGCGTCGTCCCGCCGGCCGACGCCGAGGTGCCGGTCGCGCTCATCGCGCCGGGCGGGACGGTGGGGCTCAATCGCGCGGTGATCGCCGTCGCGACCGAGCCGCAGCACTGGGACCCGCGCGGCACGGTGCGCGCGACGGTCGCCGGCAACGACTCCGCGAGCTGGCGCGTGGTGCTCGACGGCCGGACGCTCGCGCGCGGGACCGCGCAGCCCGGCGCGACGGTCCTCGCCCGCGTGCAGCCCCCGTCGCGCGGCTGGGTGGCCGGCACGGTCGAGCTCGCGCCCGACGAACTCCGCGGTGACGACACGCGGCACTTCGCCGCGCATGTGGGCGAGCCGCCCGCGGTGAACGCCGACCCCGCGAGCGGTCCGTTCCTGCGGGGCGCGGTCGATGCGCTCGTCAACGGCGGACGCGCCCGCCGCGGCGACGGCGTGCTCCTCGCGAGCGCCGAACGCGCGCGCACGCCGGCGCTGCTCTTCGCGCCGGCCGATCCGGTGCGCGTGCCCGATGCCAATCGCGCGCTCGAGCGCGCCGGCATCCCCTGGCGGTTCGGCGTGCGCCGCGACGGGCCCGCGCCCCTGCGCGGTTCCGGCGTCGATGGTGCCGTCGCCAAGTCGTGGCATGTCCTCGAGGCCGCGGGCGACGTGAGCAAGGCCGACACCATCGCGCGCGTCGGCGGCGCGCCCTGGGCGGTCGCGGGTGAGGGCTACGTCCTCGTCGCCTCCGCCGCCGTCGCCGATGCGACCGACCTGCCGGTGAAGGCGAGCTTCCTCCCCTGGCTCGACGGCCTGCTGGCCCAGCGGCTCACCGCGGGCACGGCAGGCGTGACCGAGAGCGCACCGGGACGACCGGTCCGCGTGCCCGCGCTCGCCGATGCGCTCGAGGCGCCCGACGGGAGCGCGGTCACCGTCGTGCCCGGCGCCACCCGCGAAGCCCCGTGGACCGCCGGCGTGCACTTCTGGCGCCGCGGTGCCGAGCGGGTCGGCGCGCTCGTGGTGAACGCCGACGCGTCGGAGAGCGACCTCGCGCGCCTTCCCGCCGACTCGCTCGCCACGCGGCTCGGCGCCACCGTCGCGAGTGCCGATCCGAGTGCCGCCGCCCGCGCCGCCTTTGCCGCCGGCGGCGCGCGAGCGCTCGCCCGCACGTTCCTCCTGCTCGCGCTCGTGCTGCTCGTCGCGGAGACGCTCGTCGCCCGCCGCGGTCAGGCCAAGTCCGAGGACTGA
- the mfd gene encoding transcription-repair coupling factor, producing the protein MALPILMERLAALSAFTALTRALPAQGGRVGVTGLAGSADAVLLATLAAQQPNRLFVVIADQLPEAERWLADVQSVLGDVGIKLYPPREGFGEVEPHAEVAGERVETLEALARGAVRVLITTARAVQERTRLPRALADARLELRRGDVRRLEDLTAHLDAVGFERVQLVEDVAQYSVRGGILDVYGFGMSEPVRLEFWGDELTEIRRFDVATQRMLASADQVLILPVDVKGEAAELRYERATLAELWPEGSLVVIPAGVAIRPELQRTWDEADHHAQLARRRGEDVPSRDELLQSPHDTMRAIDAFPSLEVIGAGTARAREAGLSPAAAAELPDAVADGAAAAEAHAAAEEAMQAMGRIKRPHEIVQFPLRAPEPVERDIARLSAMTRDGTQTIILCDNTGQAERLEELLDARGEGRSPAALVIGVLAGGFLIPPRGTPAGLRVLTDHEIFRRERRIRRSRKYATGTALEQVTALKPGDFVVHLDHGVGIYRGMTTVFHGEATIEVAVIEYEGGDRLNVPLYRLDQVEKYRAAGDVADDLPPPLLHKLGGKKWSAQKERTRSAIHEMTAELLALYAGRRIASRPPHHPDGAWQKQLESSFLFEDTPDQRKATADVKQDMEGAKPMDRLLVGDVGYGKTEIAVRAAFKAIQSGRQVAVLVPTTVLAEQHARTFGDRFADFPVRIAVMSRFQTKKEQDAALVELAKGTVDVVIGTHRLLSPDVKFERLGLIIVDEEHRFGVKHKERLKQLKLETDVLTLTATPIPRTLHQSLAGLRDMTLMQTPPRDRSPVLTFLEPWDDGLIEEGISRELDRGGQVFFVHNRIETILAIADHIKRVVPRARVGVGHGQMKERELEQVMKQFVSGELDVLVSTLIVESGIDVPNANTMFVNRADRLGLAQLYQLRGRVGRSHRRAYCYLIVPENTDEDAERRLRVLEHHTELGAGYRVALKDMELRGAGNLLGPEQSGFVHAVGFDLYLRLLDEAVTRLMRGDAPPPPPPTDVTLDLPSYLPDDYIAAPEVKLDLYRRLGAARVVDQVDELRDEVRDRFGPLPSPADAYFAVARLRLLGAPLGAEGILVHGNEARVNFRADAVPRLKPLAAAFRDVQFQVDVRRVQPLSLKLTRLGGASLLDGLVRALRTISPDAR; encoded by the coding sequence ATGGCCCTCCCGATCCTGATGGAGCGCCTCGCGGCGCTCAGCGCCTTCACCGCGCTCACCCGCGCGCTGCCGGCGCAGGGCGGGCGCGTGGGCGTCACCGGGCTCGCCGGCTCCGCCGACGCGGTGCTCCTCGCGACGCTCGCCGCGCAGCAGCCCAACCGGCTCTTCGTCGTCATCGCCGACCAGCTCCCCGAAGCCGAACGGTGGCTCGCCGACGTGCAGAGCGTGCTGGGGGATGTGGGGATCAAGCTCTATCCGCCGCGCGAAGGGTTCGGCGAGGTGGAGCCCCACGCCGAGGTCGCGGGCGAGCGGGTGGAGACGCTCGAGGCGCTCGCGCGCGGCGCGGTGCGCGTGCTCATCACCACCGCGCGCGCGGTGCAGGAGCGGACGCGCCTCCCGCGCGCCCTCGCCGATGCGCGGCTCGAGCTGCGCCGCGGCGACGTGCGGCGGCTCGAGGACCTCACGGCGCACCTCGACGCCGTGGGCTTCGAGCGGGTGCAGCTGGTGGAGGACGTCGCGCAGTACAGCGTGCGCGGCGGCATCCTCGACGTCTACGGCTTCGGCATGAGCGAGCCGGTGCGCCTCGAGTTCTGGGGCGACGAGCTCACCGAGATCCGCCGCTTCGACGTGGCGACGCAGCGGATGCTCGCCAGCGCCGACCAGGTGCTGATCCTCCCGGTGGACGTGAAGGGCGAGGCGGCCGAGCTGCGCTACGAGCGCGCGACGCTCGCCGAGCTCTGGCCGGAGGGCTCGCTCGTCGTGATCCCCGCGGGCGTCGCGATCCGCCCGGAGCTGCAGCGCACCTGGGACGAGGCCGATCATCACGCCCAGCTCGCGCGGCGTCGCGGCGAGGACGTCCCGTCGCGCGACGAGCTCCTCCAGTCGCCGCACGACACGATGCGCGCGATCGATGCCTTCCCGTCGCTCGAGGTGATCGGCGCGGGGACGGCGCGGGCGCGCGAGGCGGGATTGAGTCCCGCCGCTGCGGCCGAGCTCCCCGACGCCGTCGCCGACGGCGCCGCGGCCGCCGAGGCGCACGCCGCCGCCGAGGAGGCGATGCAGGCGATGGGCCGCATCAAGCGGCCGCACGAGATCGTGCAGTTCCCGCTCCGCGCCCCCGAACCCGTGGAGCGCGACATCGCGCGCCTGAGCGCGATGACGCGCGACGGGACGCAGACGATCATCCTCTGCGACAACACCGGGCAGGCCGAGCGCCTCGAGGAGCTGCTCGACGCGCGCGGCGAAGGGCGCTCGCCCGCGGCGCTCGTCATCGGCGTGCTGGCCGGCGGCTTCCTCATCCCGCCGCGCGGGACGCCGGCCGGGCTCCGCGTCCTCACCGACCACGAGATCTTCCGGCGCGAGCGCCGCATCCGCCGCAGCCGCAAGTACGCGACCGGCACCGCGCTCGAGCAGGTCACCGCGCTCAAGCCGGGCGACTTCGTCGTGCACCTCGACCACGGCGTCGGCATCTACCGCGGCATGACGACCGTCTTCCACGGCGAGGCGACGATCGAGGTCGCGGTGATCGAGTACGAGGGCGGTGACCGCCTGAACGTGCCGCTCTACCGTCTGGACCAGGTGGAGAAGTACCGCGCCGCCGGCGATGTCGCCGACGACCTCCCGCCGCCCCTTCTCCACAAGCTCGGCGGCAAGAAGTGGAGCGCGCAGAAGGAACGGACGCGCTCGGCGATCCACGAGATGACGGCCGAGCTGCTCGCGCTCTACGCGGGGCGCCGCATCGCGAGCCGCCCGCCGCATCATCCCGACGGGGCCTGGCAGAAGCAGCTCGAGAGCTCGTTCCTGTTCGAGGACACGCCCGACCAGCGCAAGGCGACCGCCGACGTCAAGCAGGACATGGAAGGCGCGAAGCCGATGGACCGGCTCCTCGTCGGCGACGTGGGCTACGGCAAGACCGAGATCGCCGTGCGCGCCGCGTTCAAGGCGATCCAGAGCGGCCGGCAGGTCGCGGTGCTCGTGCCCACGACGGTGCTCGCCGAGCAGCATGCGCGCACCTTCGGCGACCGCTTCGCCGATTTCCCGGTGCGCATCGCGGTGATGAGCCGCTTCCAGACCAAGAAGGAGCAGGACGCGGCGCTGGTGGAGCTCGCGAAGGGCACGGTCGACGTCGTCATCGGCACGCACCGCCTGCTGAGCCCCGACGTCAAGTTCGAGCGGCTGGGGCTCATCATCGTGGACGAGGAGCACCGCTTCGGCGTGAAGCACAAGGAGCGGCTCAAGCAGCTCAAGCTCGAGACCGACGTGCTCACGCTCACCGCGACGCCCATCCCGCGCACGCTGCACCAGTCGCTCGCGGGGCTGCGCGACATGACGCTCATGCAGACGCCGCCGCGCGACCGCTCGCCGGTGCTCACCTTCCTCGAGCCCTGGGACGACGGGCTGATCGAGGAGGGGATCTCGCGCGAGCTCGACCGCGGCGGGCAGGTCTTCTTCGTGCACAACCGCATCGAGACCATCCTCGCGATCGCCGACCACATCAAGCGCGTCGTGCCGCGGGCGCGCGTGGGGGTGGGGCACGGGCAGATGAAGGAGCGCGAGCTGGAGCAGGTGATGAAGCAGTTCGTGAGCGGCGAGCTCGACGTGCTCGTGAGCACGCTCATCGTCGAGAGCGGCATCGACGTGCCCAATGCCAACACGATGTTCGTCAACCGCGCCGACCGGCTCGGGCTCGCCCAGCTCTACCAGCTGCGCGGCCGCGTGGGGCGCTCGCATCGCCGCGCCTACTGCTACCTGATCGTCCCCGAGAACACCGATGAGGACGCCGAGCGCCGGCTGCGCGTGCTCGAGCACCACACGGAGCTCGGCGCGGGGTACCGCGTGGCGCTCAAGGACATGGAGCTGCGCGGGGCGGGGAACCTCCTCGGCCCCGAGCAGTCGGGGTTCGTGCACGCCGTGGGGTTCGACCTCTACCTGCGGCTCCTCGACGAGGCGGTCACGCGGCTCATGCGCGGGGACGCGCCGCCGCCACCGCCCCCGACCGACGTCACGCTCGACCTGCCGTCGTACCTGCCGGACGACTACATCGCCGCCCCCGAGGTGAAGCTGGACCTCTACCGGCGGCTCGGGGCCGCCCGGGTGGTGGACCAGGTGGACGAACTGCGGGACGAGGTCCGGGACCGGTTCGGCCCCCTGCCGTCGCCCGCCGACGCCTACTTCGCCGTGGCCCGGCTCCGGCTCCTCGGCGCCCCCCTCGGGGCGGAGGGGATTCTGGTGCATGGGAACGAGGCCCGTGTTAACTTCCGGGCCGACGCGGTCCCGCGTCTGAAGCCGCTCGCGGCCGCCTTCCGGGACGTGCAGTTCCAGGTGGATGTGCGTCGCGTCCAGCCCCTGTCATTGAAGCTCACGCGCCTCGGCGGCGCGTCGCTCCTGGACGGCCTCGTCCGGGCGCTGCGAACGATTTCGCCCGACGCACGGTAG
- a CDS encoding peptidylprolyl isomerase yields MTRTRLLTASLAAVLGLTACEGLKEAMTAHVDTVARAGSQELTVTRLAELVGPTDVPLQADAIRTIAQLWVNYQLLGHAAARGDSLFTDADADLGMWSAIAQMRSRKLYDELAKGWSGNLDPATFEKAYNDGVLLAASHILLSKQPEGMSPEANAATRAEAEKIATQLKNATLEQFGAVARARTQDPGSKDRGGDYGVFARGQMVAEFDAGILSVAPGAVTGVVETQFGYHIIRRHTYAEIADQFPQQYMQIAGASAESTYFAGVEKAANVQVRASAAKLVKAIAEDVDAYRDDKTVIATARTGDLTAARMSMWMAAFPAQTRMRQQVVQAPDSLIPMFVKDYVMRNELLLRAADSAGVTLDSADVKQIREAFRARVTETMTQLGLTPKLLADSAADTGARERLAAARVDEYLGKLVKNEVQYVDVAEQIALVLRGRYESRLVPAGVDRVLAEATKLRAVADSARAATQPPTAVPMGPPAGAPVAPPMPQP; encoded by the coding sequence ATGACTCGCACCCGACTCCTCACCGCTTCGCTCGCTGCCGTCCTCGGCCTCACCGCCTGCGAGGGCCTCAAGGAAGCGATGACCGCCCATGTGGACACGGTCGCCCGCGCCGGCTCGCAGGAGCTGACCGTCACCCGCCTCGCCGAGCTCGTCGGCCCGACCGACGTGCCGTTGCAGGCCGATGCGATCCGCACCATCGCCCAGCTCTGGGTGAACTACCAGCTCCTCGGCCACGCGGCCGCGCGCGGCGATTCGCTCTTCACCGACGCCGACGCCGATCTGGGCATGTGGTCGGCGATCGCGCAGATGCGCTCGCGCAAGCTCTACGACGAGCTCGCGAAGGGATGGTCGGGGAACCTCGACCCGGCGACGTTCGAGAAGGCCTACAACGACGGCGTGCTCCTCGCCGCCTCGCACATCCTGCTCAGCAAGCAGCCCGAGGGGATGTCGCCCGAGGCCAACGCGGCCACGCGCGCCGAGGCCGAGAAGATCGCGACGCAGCTCAAGAACGCGACGCTCGAGCAGTTCGGGGCGGTCGCGCGGGCCCGCACGCAGGATCCGGGCTCGAAGGATCGCGGCGGCGACTACGGCGTCTTCGCGCGCGGCCAGATGGTCGCCGAGTTCGACGCGGGCATCCTGTCGGTCGCGCCCGGCGCGGTGACGGGCGTGGTGGAGACCCAGTTCGGCTACCACATCATCCGCCGTCACACCTACGCCGAGATCGCCGACCAGTTCCCGCAGCAGTACATGCAGATCGCGGGCGCCTCGGCCGAGAGCACCTACTTCGCCGGCGTCGAGAAGGCCGCGAACGTGCAGGTCCGGGCGAGCGCCGCCAAGCTCGTGAAGGCGATCGCCGAGGACGTCGATGCCTATCGGGACGACAAGACCGTGATCGCGACCGCGCGCACCGGCGACCTGACCGCGGCGCGGATGTCGATGTGGATGGCGGCCTTCCCGGCGCAGACGCGGATGCGGCAGCAGGTCGTGCAGGCGCCGGACTCGCTCATCCCGATGTTCGTGAAGGACTACGTGATGCGCAACGAGCTCCTGCTCCGCGCCGCCGACTCGGCGGGCGTGACGCTGGACTCGGCCGACGTGAAGCAGATCCGCGAGGCCTTCCGCGCCCGCGTGACCGAGACGATGACCCAGCTCGGCCTCACGCCGAAGCTGCTCGCCGACAGCGCCGCCGACACCGGGGCGCGCGAGCGTCTCGCCGCGGCCCGTGTGGACGAGTACCTCGGCAAGCTGGTGAAGAACGAGGTGCAGTACGTCGACGTGGCCGAGCAGATCGCGCTCGTGCTCCGGGGGCGCTACGAGAGCCGTCTCGTGCCGGCGGGCGTCGATCGCGTCCTCGCCGAGGCGACGAAGCTCCGCGCCGTGGCCGACTCCGCCCGGGCCGCGACGCAGCCGCCGACCGCGGTGCCGATGGGTCCGCCGGCCGGCGCGCCGGTCGCCCCGCCCATGCCGCAGCCGTAA
- a CDS encoding peptidylprolyl isomerase, with translation MRLLSPRALGRAVLLAVGTALVAAPAAAQQVPAFRGIEVDRVAGVVGSTPILFSEVLEAINFARAQGLQLPPDSLGQIRVAREFLNRIIDREVLIAVAKDYKIEIAESDVAQQVERDLDRARSQFRTDAEFRAALQRDGFGTPEEYRKKAVEAAIRDESQRRAIDSLKAKGRMAPANVTEREVSEAFERLRTELPPRPATVGFRQVVVKIRPRAESIARARALIDSIRLELEKGASFEDAAKRFSMDGTAEKGGDLDWNRRGVMVPEFERMMFALIPGRISPIVETQYGFHIIRVDRVRAGEVRARHILIKPAVDSQDLASSRALADTVLALWKQGTPYDTLLAKYHDYDEERSIPEGLARDSLPAEYRVALKDIPVQGFTPIFALPDRGSGFNKWAIAQVLVSKPEGRFTLEEYQENIRKQLREEKSIRRTLDNLRREIYVSLRI, from the coding sequence ATGCGCCTGCTCTCGCCGCGCGCGCTCGGTCGCGCCGTCCTCCTGGCCGTCGGCACCGCGCTCGTCGCGGCGCCGGCGGCGGCACAGCAGGTGCCGGCCTTCCGCGGCATCGAGGTGGACCGCGTCGCCGGCGTCGTCGGCAGCACGCCCATCCTCTTCAGCGAAGTGCTGGAGGCGATCAACTTCGCGCGCGCGCAGGGGCTCCAGCTCCCGCCCGACAGTCTCGGGCAGATCCGCGTCGCGCGCGAGTTCCTCAATCGCATCATCGACCGCGAGGTGCTCATCGCGGTCGCGAAGGACTACAAGATCGAGATCGCCGAGAGCGATGTCGCGCAGCAGGTGGAGCGCGACCTCGACCGCGCGCGCAGCCAGTTCCGCACCGACGCCGAGTTCCGCGCGGCGCTCCAGCGCGACGGGTTCGGCACGCCCGAGGAGTACCGCAAGAAGGCGGTGGAGGCGGCGATCCGCGACGAGAGCCAGCGCCGCGCGATCGATTCGCTCAAGGCGAAGGGGCGCATGGCCCCCGCGAACGTGACCGAACGCGAGGTGAGCGAGGCGTTCGAGCGCCTCCGCACCGAGCTCCCGCCGCGCCCGGCGACGGTCGGGTTCCGCCAGGTCGTCGTGAAGATCCGGCCGCGCGCCGAGAGCATCGCGCGCGCGCGGGCGCTCATCGACAGCATCCGCCTGGAGCTCGAGAAGGGCGCGAGCTTCGAGGATGCGGCGAAGCGCTTCTCGATGGACGGCACCGCCGAGAAGGGCGGCGACCTCGACTGGAACCGCCGCGGCGTGATGGTCCCCGAGTTCGAGCGCATGATGTTCGCGCTCATCCCCGGCCGCATCAGCCCGATCGTGGAGACGCAGTACGGCTTCCACATCATCCGCGTGGACCGCGTCCGCGCGGGCGAGGTGCGCGCGCGGCACATCCTGATCAAGCCGGCGGTCGATTCGCAGGATCTTGCGTCGTCGCGCGCGCTGGCCGACACCGTGCTCGCCCTCTGGAAGCAGGGGACGCCGTACGACACGCTGCTCGCGAAGTACCATGACTACGACGAGGAGCGGTCGATCCCCGAGGGGCTCGCGCGCGACTCGCTGCCCGCCGAGTATCGCGTGGCGCTGAAGGACATCCCCGTGCAGGGGTTCACGCCGATCTTCGCGCTCCCCGATCGCGGCTCGGGCTTCAACAAGTGGGCGATCGCGCAGGTGCTCGTGAGCAAGCCCGAAGGGCGCTTCACGCTCGAGGAGTACCAGGAGAACATCCGGAAGCAGTTGCGCGAGGAGAAGTCCATCCGCCGCACGCTCGACAACCTGCGACGCGAGATCTACGTCTCGCTCAGGATCTGA